CGGGAGGCGCGGGTCGGCCCCGGCGGGCGGGGCGCGCTGGGCGGGCGGTGCGGCTGCGCTGGCGGCAAAGCGACACTGTGCCGTCGAACCCGCGTGGGAATGTGTCGCTTCGGCGGGGTCGAGCGCGGAGCCGTCCTGTGAACTGTCGCTTTGGCGGAGCGGGGCGGGCGGGGCGGGCGGTCGCGACGTTTCGCGCTGGCCGACAGTTCACGGGCCCAGCGGCGCGTGAGGTGTCGCTCAGCGCGAAACCTCGCGCGCGGGGGCCACCGCGCGAGACTCGCCTCGGCGGACACTTTCGCGGCTCCGCGCCCGCGAAACTGTCCGCCGAGGTGAGACTCGGGAACGCCGAGCGCCGAGCGCCGCGCGCGGCCGCTCAGGCCTCGGTACGCCTCGGGTCGCTCGGCGCCGTCCGGGCAGCCGCCTCGGCCGCCCCCGCTCGCCCGAGGGTGCTCTCACGCGGCACGAGCTCGCTCCCGAGCACCACCGTCCGGTGCACGTGGTCCGCGGGGTCCTCGTCGAGCTCGGCCAGCATGAGCTCGACCGCCGCCGCGCCCATCTCCGACCCGTGCATCGTCACCGAGGTCAGCGGCACGGCACCGCCCCACGCGACGGAGTTGTGGTCGCAGCCCGACACCGGGATGTCCTCCGGCACCCGGATCCCCGCCGCGCGCAGTTCGGACACGACCGCCATCGCCAGCAGATCCGTCACACCGAGGATGCCGTCCGGCCGCTCGTTCGCCGGCATGGCGGCGATGCGTGCACCGGCGTCGGTCCCGCCGGGAGGGTCGATGTCACCGGCGTCGATGTCGACGAGCGTGACCTCGGGGTGGGCGGCGACCGCACGGAGCACCCCCGCCCGCCGGCGTTCGACGGGCTGCAGCTCCGCACGGGCGCTGACGAACCCGATGCGTCGGCAGCCGCGTTCGATGAGGTGCTCCGTCGCGAGGAACGCCGCTTGCTCGTTGTCCACCACCACCGAGCACGCATCGACCTCGGTCGGCTCGAAGTTCACGTAGACCACCGGTCGCCCGTGCCGCCGCGTGGTCTCGACCTGCTCGCGGGACTGGGTCATCGGGGCGAGCAGGATCCCCGACACACGTGCGCTCTCGAGGAACGCGAGGTGCTCACCCTGCGCCTGCAGGTCGTCCTCGCTGCTCGTGATGAGCAGGGTCAGCCCACGCTCACGCGCGGCGAGCTGCGCACCGTTCACCATGTCGCTGAACAGGGAGTTGCGGAGGGACATCACGACGAGCCCGATCGCCCGCGTGCTCCCCGAGGCGAGTGCCCGCGCGTTGCGGTTCGGCGTGTACCCGAGGTCGGTGATCGCGGCACGGACCCGCGCCGCCGTCGCGTCCGCCACGCGTTCCGGGTGGTTCAGCACGTTCGAGACCGTCGCGAGCGAGACGCCCGCCCGAGCGGCGACGTGGTGCACGCTCGGCGGTCCGTCGCGCCGGGGGACATGCACCATGCTCCGATCGTAGGCGGACCGGCGCGCCCTCCCGGCCATCCGCCGGACAGGCCGGCGCACCGACGCGCCCACCCGGCCATCCGTCGGACGGGAGGTGGGCCCCCCAGCCGGTTCCGGCGAACCGCGCCAGCGGGGCGACGGCCGTGACGGGAGGCGCGGTGCGGCGCCGACCCGCGCCTCCCGTCCGACGCGGCTCGCCGCCCGGTCCGCGAACGCGACGGTGTGCCGCGAACGGTTCCCGGGGGTCTGTCGCTCTGCCGTCACGGACGCCACGGCATGCCTGTGTCCTGTCGCTCCGGCGGCACGATCACGGGCACGCGGCGAAGCGCGCAGCGCACCTCAGCGCTCGGCGACCGTGGATTGCCGCACGACGAGCTCGGGCGTGAACTCCACGTGCAGCTGGTCCGTGCCCTGCCCCTGGTCCACCTGGGCGAGCAGCAGTTCGATCGCCCGCCGCCCGAGGTCCTGCGCCGGCTGCCGCACCGAGGTGAGCGGGACGACCGCGGCCTCGGCGAACGCGATGTCGTCGTACCCGACGATCGCGATCTCCTCCGGCACCCGGATCGACCCGCGCATGATGAACGCCTGTTCGAGGCCGACGGCGAGCAGGTCGTTCGCCGCGAACACCGCGTCCGGGCGTTCGGCGGCCGGTCGGGCCTGGATCTCCTCGCCGACGCGCCGACCCTCGAGGACGGAGAGCGACGTGGTCGGGATCACCTCGAGCGCCGCACCCGACGCCTCGGCCGCGGCGACCGCGCCGGAGTGGCGGTCGGTGACCTGCCGGATGCCGAACGGGCCGCCGACGAAGGCGATCCGCCGGCGTCCGATCGCGGTGAGGTGCGTGACGGCGATGCGGCCTCCGGCGACGTCGTCGACGGAGACGGACGCGAAGTGCTCGTCGTCGGCACGGCGGTCCACGAGGACCACGGCGGTGCCCTGGTCGCGCAGTCGCTCGAGGCGGCCGAGGTCGTCCCCGGCGGGGGAGATGAGGAGTCCGGCGACGCGGCGCTCCTCGAACAGGTCGACGTAGGTGTGCTCGCGGTCGACCGACTCGTCGGAGTTCCCGACGAGGACGGCCAGACCCTTCTGCATGGCCGCGTCCTCGGCGCCGCGGGCGACGTCGGTGAAGAACGGGTTCCCGCCGTCGAGCACGATGAGCCCGACGGTCGAGCTGCGGCCGGCGCGGAGCTGGCGGGCGGAGTCGTTGCGGACGAACCCGAGTTCGGCGATCGCGGACTGCACGCGTTCGACGGTCCCCGGTGCCACCTTGTCGGGACGGTTCAGCACGTTCGAGACGGTGCCGAGTGACACGCCGGCGAGCGCTGCGACGTCCCGAACGCTCACTGCCATGGGGTCATCCTGGCATCGGGGCGGGCGTTCCGGTGGAGCGACTTGCCCTCCGGCCGAACGACGAGTACCGTCTCCGCAGCACCGTTGAAACGATTCACTGACGAACACGCGAACGGAGGACCAATGGCGGTCCGTATCGGAGCCCGCAACACCACGGGCTGGAAGGCGACGATCTCGGTCGCCATGTCGAACTACATCGAGTCGGGGTCGATCATCGCGATCGCCACGAGCCTCAGCCTCTGGCAGGCGCAGTTCCACGTCGGGGACCTGCAGGTCGGGCTCCTCGCCAGCCTGTCCGCGAACGCGTTCGGCGCAGCGGCCGGCGCCATCATCGGCGGACCCCTGTGCGACCGCTACGGCCGGAAGTTCATCTACACCTACGACCTGCTGCTCTACATGCTCGGGATCCTGCTCGCGGTGTTCGCCGGCAGCTACGGCATGCTCCTCGTCGGGTTCATCCTCACCGGCATCGCGGTCGGCGCGGGCGTCCCCGCGAGCTGGACCTACATCGCCGAACAGGCCCCGGCCGACAAGCGCGCTGCCCACGTCGGCACCGCGCAGCTCGCCTGGTCGATCGGCCCGATGGTCGGCTTCGCCCTGGCCATCGCCGCCGCGCCGCTCGGGCTCCTCGGCAGCCGCCTGATCTTCGCGCACCTGTTCGTCGTCGCCGCGATCGTGTGGTGGCTGCGACGCGGCCTGCCCGAGTCCACGATCTGGAAGGACGAGCGCGCGGCCACCGGCTCCGCGAACTTCTTCCACGGCTTCACCCAGCTGTTCAGCCGCCGCAAGAACCTCACCGCGATGCTGTTCCTGTTCGGCGTCTACGCGCTCTGGAACACCGTGGCCGGGCAGGCCGGCATCTTCCAGCCCCGCGTCTACTCCGCCACCGGCGTGACGAGCGTCACCGAGCAGTACGGGCTGCAGATCCTCGTGTGGGGCTGCACCGTCGCCGCGACGTACTTCGGGTTCATGCGCTTCGCCGACCGGATGAGCCGGAGGCTGCTCTACGCGATCGGCGCCGCGCTCGCGGTCGTCGCCTGGGCCGTCCTCATCTACGCGCCCGCGAACCTCGGCACGCTGCTGTTCTTCGCGATCGCGTGGGGCATCTCGTCGGGCATCGGCGCGCAGGCGTTCTACGGGCTCTGGACGAGCGAGCTGTTCGCGACCCGTTACCGGGCGAGCGCGCAGGGCGTCCTGTTCCTCGCCGCGCGGGTCATGGTCGGCCTGCTGAGCATCTGGTTCCCGCTCCTGCTCTCCGACATCGGGCTCCGTGCACTCGGCGGGCTCATCCTCGGCCTGCTCGCGCTGTCGTTCCTGGTCGGGACGATCTGGGCGCCGCGGACGCAGGGCAAGACCCTCGAGGAGATCGAGGCCGAACGCTACGGCACCGTCACCAGCGCGACCGGCACGGTCCGCACGCCCGAGGAGCACGCCGCGCGCCAGCAGACGCTGCAGGGTGCGCGGGACGAGCGGACGCCACGGTGAGCGACGCGGACCAGCGTGATGCGCGCCTCCCCGACGGCACTGGAGGCGCGGATCACGTGACCCGCGTCTGCTTCCGCCTGCAGGTGGGGACCGAGCACCTCGACGCCTACCGCGAGCGGCACGCCGCGGTCTGGCCGGCGATGCTGCGGGCGATCGCGGCCGCGGGACGACGGAACTACTCGCTGTTCCTCGACGACGACGGCCTGCTCATCGGGTACTACGAGACGGACTCGGTGGCGGATGCCGACGCGTCGCTCGCCACGTCCGAGGTGGCCGCCGCGTGGGAGGCGCACATGCAGGACCTGTTCGACGGCGCGACCGGGCGGGCGGACCAGGCGGCGCGTGTACTGCCGGAGGTCTTCAACCTCGAGGACCAGCTCGCGTCGGGCGCATCGTGAGCAGGAATGGTCGGGTCCCGTCGCCGGACCCGACCATTCCTGCTCACCGAACGACGTCCGCGGGGCACCGGGGACTGCAAGGCACCCTCGCTACCGTGGGGCCATGCAGCAGCCCGCAGCCGGGACCCTCCGCGTCCTCCACCTGTCCGACACCCACCTCACGGGCGACGGTGCCCTGCACCAGGGGTCCGTCGACACGACCGCCGCGCTCGAGGGCGTGCTCGCCCGGGTCGACGGCGTCCCGGGGATCGGGCTCGTGGTGGTGTCCGGCGACGTCTCCGAGGACGGCTCCCCGGAGTCGTACGCCGCAGTGCTCGAGCGCGTCGGCGGCTGGGCGGAACGCCACGGCGCGGCGCTCGTCACAGTCCCGGGCAACCACGACCTCCGCGAGGGGTTCCGACAGGTCCTCGCGAACGGCCACGTCCTCGGCGAGGGCGGCCGGCCGCTCATGCACACCATGGAGTACCACCCGCCGACCGTGCCGGTCTGGGGGCAGTCCCTCGTCGCGGGTCGGCGGATCGTCACGGTCGACACGAGCGTCCCCGGGGTCGGCTACGGCGAGATCGCCGAGGCGTCGCTCGAACGACTCCGCGCCGCGCTCGCCGGCGACCACGCGCCGCACGGCACCGTCGTCGTGCTGCACCACCCGCCGCTGCCGGCACCGACCGCGCTGCACGAGGCCCTGCGACTCCGCAACCCGGAGGCGCTCGCCGACGCGATCCGCGGCTCCGACGTCCGGGTCGTGCTCGCGGGGCACTACCACCACCACTTCGCCGGGACGCTCGCGGGCGTGCCCGTGCTCGTCGCGCCCGGTGTCGCGAACGACACCGACGTCACCGGCGCCTACGACGAGGAGTCCGCGTACGTCGACTCCGGAGCGCTCGTCGTCGACGTCGCCGAGGACGGCTCGGTCTGGTCGACACCGGTCCGCGTGCCGCGGCCGGACGCGGACCCGCTCGCGTTCGCGCTCGACGCGGACACCGTGGCGCGCGTCATCGAGGCGTCCACCGGGCAGTAGACGCGCCGTTCGTCGGACGGGAGGCACGGTGCGGGCGCGCACCGTCCCTCCCGTTCGTCGTGTGCGCACGCCGGTACCCCGCGCGTTCGGGTTGCAGTCGGGAACTCCGAGTAGGCCGGTGGCACACCTGGAGCGAAGGAGCACCCCATGCGGATCGGCAGTGCAGTGCAGTACGACCGGTACGGCGACTTCGACGTCGTCGAGCTCGTCCCGCAGGAACGCCCGGAAGCGGGTCCCGGCGAGATCGTCGTCGAGATCGTCGCGGCGGGGCTCAACCACATCGAACGGTTCCTGCGAGAGGGCAAGCTCCAGGACCACATCGAGCTCACGTTCCCGGCTCGTCAGGGCGTCGACTTCGCCGGCATCGTCCGGGCACGCGGCGACGGGGTCAAGGACCTGCGCGTCGGCGACGAGGTGATGGGGCACGCACCGACCGGCGGGTCGCACGCCACCTGGCTCGTCGTGCCGCGCGCTGCCGTCATCAAGAAGCCGGAGCACGTCGGCTGGGAGGTCGCCGGCGGCCTCTACCTGGCCGGGTGCACCGCGGTGTCGGTCGTCCGCAGCCTCAAGCTCGGACCGGAGGACACCGTCGTCATCACCGCTGCGGCCGGCGGCGTCGGGCACATCGAGTGCCAGCTCGCTCACGACGCCGGGGCGACCGTCATCGCGCTCGGCAGTGCGCGCAACCACGACTACCTCCGCCAGATCGGCACCCTGCCCGTCGTGTACGGCGAGGGCGAGGAGGAACGCATCCGTGCGATCGCGGCCGGCCGCCCGATCACCGCGTTCATCGACAACCACGGCGAGAGCCGGGCCGAGGAACTCGCGGAACGCCTCGGCGTCGCACCGGGGCGGTTCGTGTCGTCCGAGGCGCGACGCGACATCGAGATCCGGTTCCTGCGGGCGCCGGCCGAGGACGAGGAGACCCGGGAGCTCCTGGCCCTCCTGGCGAAGGCCGTACAGGACCGTCGCGTGCAGGTGCTCATCTCCGGGTTCTACCCGTTCGAGTACATCGTCGAGGCGTACGAGGACCTCGCCGAGATGAAGTCCCGCGGCAAGGTCGTGATCGGGATGCAGACCGTCGAGACCGGTGCACGGATGGACTGGTACCGCTCGGAGAAGGCCCGGGACCTGCGCGACCGGTACGCCGACGCGCGGGGGAGCGACTCCGAGACGATGGCGGGCGGGTCGGCGAGCCCGAGCGCCTAGCTCAGGACGTCCTTCGTGGTGAACCGGCTGTACGCCAGCGCGCCGAAGACGACGACGTAGCCGAGCTGGAGCACGGCGTTCGACCCGAACGAGTCGAACGCGATCGGGTCGCGGAGCAGGTCGCCGAACCCGAGCCACTGGTGCGAGAACAGGTACGGGTGCAACCAGTCGAGCTGCGGAAGCTGGTCGAGCACCTGGGACGCCCCGGCGAGCACCACCGTCGCGGCCATCGCACCGACCGGCACGCTCGTCAGGGTCGAGGCGAACAGCCCGATCGCCGACAGCCCGAGCATCGACAGCGTCACGTAGAGCGCGAGCAGCACGGCCCGGCCGGCGTAGGACCAGCCGTCGACCTGCGTGCCCGAGAGGAGGGCCACCGGGCCGATCGGGAACAGCACGGCACCGATCGCGGCCCCGACCAGGACGATGAGGAGCGTCGCGGCGAGGCAGAACGCCACCGCCCCCGCGTACTTGACGAGGATGAACCGCACGCGGCCTGTCGGGGCCACGAGCAGGTAGCGGATGGTGCCGTGGCTGGCCTCGCCCGCGACGGTGTCACCCGCGACCACGCCCACGGTGAGCGGCAGGAACAGCGGGATCGACACGGTCAGCGCGGTGAACGCCACGAACAGCCCGTTGTTCGTGATGTCGCCGAGGAACGCGGGACCACCGGAGTCGTCGCCGGTCGTGAGCCGGACGGCGACGGCGATGAGGATCGGCACGAGGGCGAGCGCCCCGAGCATCGCCCACGTGCGGCGGCGTCGGAAGACGAGGGCGAGCTCGGAGCCGAGGAGTGCGAAGGGGCGCTGGCGGGGACGTGGGGAGGCGCGGACGTCGTGCGACTGCGGGTCGTCCGTCGGCACGGTGGCGGCGTCAGGCTGCGACATCGAAGCCCTCTCCGGTGAGGGCGACGAAGAGGTCTTCGAGGGTGCCGCCGCCGACCGTGAGCCCGCGCACCCGGACGTCGGCGCGGACGAGCTCGGTCGTGATGGTCTCGGGCAGGACCTCTGGTGGCAGGTCGGCCACGAGGACGTCGGCACCGCCCTCGTGCCGCGGGGTCAGGCCGAGACGGCTCAGCACGGTGCCGGCCTGCCCGAGGTCGGGCGTCCGGACCGTGACCGTCCGGGCACCGGCGGCGCGGAGCTCGTCGAGCGGCCCCTGCGCGACGAGCTTGCCGGTCCGCATCACGGCGGCGTGCGTGCACACCTGCTCGATCTCGGCGAGCAGGTGGCTCGAGACGAACACGGTCGTGCCGTCGTCGGCGAGGGAGCGGATGAGGTTGCGGACCTCGCGCGTGCCCTGGGGGTCGAGGCCGTTCGTCGGTTCGTCGAGCACGAGGAGGTCCCGCGGGGCGAGCAGGGCGTTCGCGAGCCCGAGCCGCTGCTTCATGCCGAGCGAGTACGCGTGCGCCTTCTTGTCGGCCGCGTGCGAGAGCCCGACGCGATCGAGGGCGCTCGCCACCCGGGTCTTGCGGGTCCGTGGGTCGGAGGTGGGGTCGGCGGCGTCGAACCGGAACAGGTTCGCGCGGCCGGAGAGGTACGGGTAGAACGCCGGGCCCTCGACGAGTGCACCGACGCGCGGCAGGACGTCGTGGAGGGCCTTCGGCATCGGTTCGCCGAGCACCTCGATCGTGCCGCCCGTCGCGCTGGAGAGCCCGAGGAGCATGCGGATCGTCGTCGTCTTGCCGGAGCCGTTCGGCCCGAGGAAGCCGAACACCGCGCCGCGCGGGACGGCGAGGTCGATCCCGTCGACCGCGCGCTGCTTGCGGAAGACCTTCGCCAGTCCGGTGGTGCGGATCGCGAGGGCTGTTTCGGGCGTGCTCACTCGGCTGCGGCGACCAGCGCCGACACCGGGACCGCGCCCGCGAGGACCCGGCCGTCGTCGGTGAGGTAGACCGAGACGAGCGAGGTCTGCACCGCGCGGCCGCCGTCGACCGACCTGGTCAGCTGGTCGAGCAGTCCACTGGCGTCGTCGCCGAGCGCCGTCTGGTCGACCGAGCCCTTCGGCAGTTCGGCGATGGTGCTCCAGCCCGTCCCCGTGACCGTCGGCTCGTCGCCGGTGCGTCCGTGTCGGTGCTGCGCGTCGCCCGTGCCGTGGGCTGCCGCGTCGGAGAGGTCCTTCGTCTCGACCGTCGCGCCCGTGGGCGGCGTGAAGTCGAACAGGCGTGCGGCCGGCGCGCCGTACTGCAGGCTCGTGAAGCCGACCTCGACGGCGGGGTCGGACTGGCCCTTCGCCTCGATCGTGGCGCGCAGCGGCAGGCCGGTCTGCTGGTCGACCGCCAGGCGCACGGACCCGACGAGCGTGCCCGTCGACTTCGGCGTGAGGGTGATCTGCCAGGCGTCGTGGCCGGCGACCCGGACGTCCTTCGGCTTCGACACCGTGGTGCTCGGCGTGATCGCGTCGATCGCCTGCTTGGCGATGTCGGACGGCGTCGCGGCGCCGGACTCCGGCGTCCGGGCGTCCTTCGGGAGGGTGACGTGCGTCGCCGTGCGCTCCTTCGAGTCCCAGGTCCAGACGTCGGACCCGTTCCGGACGAGGTCCTGCTCGGCGAGCTGCTGCGTCAGCTGGACGCGCTGCTTGTCGGGGCCGTCGACGTAGACGCGGGCGGTGTGCGACGAGGTGAGGAGGCCGAGCGCGTCCGAGGCGTCGCCCTCGAGCGAGGAGCCGCCGGACCCGGTCGGGAGCTCCGGCAGGCCGAGGTCGCTCGTCTGCACGAGCTTGCCGGAGTACTTCGCGTCGGACGACCCCGCGATGCTGGCGATGACGTCCGCCGCGCTCGGGTTCGTCCCCGCGACCGGGTCGCTCGACGCGTTCGCGATCATCGGCGCAGCGACGGCGCCGGCGACGACGACCGGTGCGATGACGGCGGGCAGCCAGGCTGACTTCTTCATCGGTTTCCCCTCGGTGGAGCATTCGGAGTCGGCAGTACGGTACGTCGGCCCGCCGACAGTGGGCTGGGCGTTCGTAGACTCGGGGGCGACCGACGCGGGTCGGTGGCGGCGAAGGAGGCGGCATGCGGGCGGTGCTCGGTCTGGACATCGGGACGTCGAGCACGAAGGCGCTGCTCACGCGGTTCGACGGCACGGTGATCGCCGAGGTCGGACGACGGCACGAGGTCGACCGTCCGGAGCAGGGGCTCGTCGAGATGGACGCCGCGGTGTGGTGGGACGAGTTCACCGCCCTGACCCGTGAGCTGCTCGAGCGGGTGCCGGACGCCGAGGTCGAGGCCGTCGGCGTGAGCGGCATCGGCCCGTGCGTGCTCCTCACCGACGACGCCGGGGAACCGCTGCGGCCCGCGATCCTGTACGGCGTCGACACCCGGACGGCCGAGATGCTCCCCGCCGTGACGGCAGAGCTCGGCGGCGAGGAGGCGATCCGTTCCCGGTGCGGCTCCGCCCTCAGCACGCAGGCGGCCGGTGTGAAGCTCGCCTGGGTCGCCCGGCACGAACCCGACGTGTGGGCGCGTGCGGCGCGGTTCACGATGCCGTCGTCACGCGTGGTGGAGCTGCTGACGGGGGAGTACGTCCTCGACCACCACTCGGCGAGCCAGTGCACACCGCTCTACGACGTGCACGAGGACACCTGGATCGACGCGTGGTGCGAACGGCTCGCGCCGGGGCTCGCCATGCCGAGACTCGTCTGGTCGGGTGACCGGGCCGGCACCGTGACGGCCGCGGCGGCTGCGGCCACGGGCCTCCCGGTCGGCATCCCCGTGACGGCCGGGACCATCGACGCCTGGGCCGAGGGCGTGAGCGTCGGAGCCGCCGTGCCCGGGCGGATGTTCCTGCAGTACGGGACGACGATGTTCATGATCGCGCCGACCGACGAGCCGGTCTCGGTGCCCGGGATGTGGACCACCGTCGGCACCCGTCCGGGGCAGCCGAGCGTCGCCGGTGGGATGGCGACCTCCGGGGCGATCACCGACTGGCTCCGGCGGCTCGTCGACGGCGAGTGGTCGACGATGCTCGAGGAGGCCCGCTGCGCCGGCATCGGGGCGAACGGCCTGCTGATGCTGCCGTACTTCGCGGGGGAGCGGACCCCGATCGCGGACCCGGACGCACGCGGGGTGATCGCGGGCCTCACGGTGCGGCACACCCGCGGTGACCTGTACCGGGCGACGCTCGAGGCGACGGCCTACGCGGTGCGGCACAACGTCGAGGTGCTGCGCGAGGCCGGGGTCGAGGTCCACGAGCTCGTCGGCGCGGGCGGCGGGCTGCTCGGACGGCTCTGGCCGACGATCGTCTCGGACGTCACCGGGCTGCCGCAGACGGTCCCGAGCGTGACGATCGGTGCGTGCTACGGGTCGGCGTTCCTCGCGGCCGGGCTCGTCGCGGACGTGGACGTCACCGCGTGGAACCCGCCGGCCGCGCGCATCGAGCCCGATCCCGCGGCGACGGCGGCGTACGAGCCGGGCTACCGCGACTACCGCGAGCTGTACGAGGCGACGAGGGCCGTCGTGCACCGGTTGGCGGCGCGCGGTCGCACGCACTGACGAACCACGAATCCGACATCGAACCAGGCTCGGCGGCCGGTTCGATGTCGGATTCGTGGTTCGGAGCGCCTAAGCGGACGCGTCCACGCCCGCCGGCGCGCTGCCGTCGTACTCGCAGATCGCCGCGACCTTCGACGCGCTCGCGGACGAGCGGTCGAACTCGTAGCCGAGCCACTCGCGCGCCATGCGCCGAGCGACCTCGACGCCGACGACGCGCTGGCCCATGCAGAGGACCTGGGCGTCGTTCGACAGGATCGAACGCTCGACGCTGAACGAGTCGTGCGCGGTGACGGCCCGGATGCCCGGAACCTTGTTCGCGCTGATCGCGACGCCGAGTCCGGTGCCGCAGATCAGGATCGCCCGGTCCGCCTCGCCGTTCGCGACGAGCCGTGCGGCGTCGACGGCGACGTGCGGGTAGGCGGTGTGCCCGTCCGCGTCGACCCCCACGTCCACCACGGACTCCACCCGCGGATCGGCGAGCAGATCGGCCTTGATGATCTCCTTGTAGTCGAACCCTGCGTCGTCCGAACCGACCACGAGACGGTACGTCATGCGTGTGTCCCTTCCTTGTCTGCTGCACGGGTGGCGAGGACCTCGCCGACCCGCGTGAGGATCATCCCCATCGAGGTGGCACCCGCGTCGGGTGTCCCCAGGCTCTTCTCCGCCAGCGGCCGGGCACGCCCGACCTTCGGCTTGAGGTCTGCGGTCGCAGCGGCTTCCGCGACCGCGACCTGCGCGGCAGCCTGCCACGCCTCGGTGAGCGGCGTGCCAGCCTCGACGCCGCTCCGCAGCTCGTCGACGAACGGGAGCAGCGCATCGAGCAGCGTCTTGTCCCCGCGGGACGCCCCGCCGAGGTGCACGATCGAGTCCGCGAACGCCTGCGCCGCCTCGACGACGTCGGACGCCTCGTAGGCGGAGCGGTCGTCGCGGAGCGACCGGCCGAACGCCTCGAGCGCCGCACCCCACAGGACCCCGGAGGTGCCGCCCGCGAACTCGGCCCACGCGTCACCGGCGCGTCCGAGGACGAAGGCGACCCCT
The sequence above is a segment of the Curtobacterium sp. BH-2-1-1 genome. Coding sequences within it:
- a CDS encoding LacI family DNA-binding transcriptional regulator, translated to MVHVPRRDGPPSVHHVAARAGVSLATVSNVLNHPERVADATAARVRAAITDLGYTPNRNARALASGSTRAIGLVVMSLRNSLFSDMVNGAQLAARERGLTLLITSSEDDLQAQGEHLAFLESARVSGILLAPMTQSREQVETTRRHGRPVVYVNFEPTEVDACSVVVDNEQAAFLATEHLIERGCRRIGFVSARAELQPVERRRAGVLRAVAAHPEVTLVDIDAGDIDPPGGTDAGARIAAMPANERPDGILGVTDLLAMAVVSELRAAGIRVPEDIPVSGCDHNSVAWGGAVPLTSVTMHGSEMGAAAVELMLAELDEDPADHVHRTVVLGSELVPRESTLGRAGAAEAAARTAPSDPRRTEA
- a CDS encoding LacI family DNA-binding transcriptional regulator, with the translated sequence MAVSVRDVAALAGVSLGTVSNVLNRPDKVAPGTVERVQSAIAELGFVRNDSARQLRAGRSSTVGLIVLDGGNPFFTDVARGAEDAAMQKGLAVLVGNSDESVDREHTYVDLFEERRVAGLLISPAGDDLGRLERLRDQGTAVVLVDRRADDEHFASVSVDDVAGGRIAVTHLTAIGRRRIAFVGGPFGIRQVTDRHSGAVAAAEASGAALEVIPTTSLSVLEGRRVGEEIQARPAAERPDAVFAANDLLAVGLEQAFIMRGSIRVPEEIAIVGYDDIAFAEAAVVPLTSVRQPAQDLGRRAIELLLAQVDQGQGTDQLHVEFTPELVVRQSTVAER
- a CDS encoding MFS transporter, producing MAVRIGARNTTGWKATISVAMSNYIESGSIIAIATSLSLWQAQFHVGDLQVGLLASLSANAFGAAAGAIIGGPLCDRYGRKFIYTYDLLLYMLGILLAVFAGSYGMLLVGFILTGIAVGAGVPASWTYIAEQAPADKRAAHVGTAQLAWSIGPMVGFALAIAAAPLGLLGSRLIFAHLFVVAAIVWWLRRGLPESTIWKDERAATGSANFFHGFTQLFSRRKNLTAMLFLFGVYALWNTVAGQAGIFQPRVYSATGVTSVTEQYGLQILVWGCTVAATYFGFMRFADRMSRRLLYAIGAALAVVAWAVLIYAPANLGTLLFFAIAWGISSGIGAQAFYGLWTSELFATRYRASAQGVLFLAARVMVGLLSIWFPLLLSDIGLRALGGLILGLLALSFLVGTIWAPRTQGKTLEEIEAERYGTVTSATGTVRTPEEHAARQQTLQGARDERTPR
- a CDS encoding L-rhamnose mutarotase, which produces MTRVCFRLQVGTEHLDAYRERHAAVWPAMLRAIAAAGRRNYSLFLDDDGLLIGYYETDSVADADASLATSEVAAAWEAHMQDLFDGATGRADQAARVLPEVFNLEDQLASGAS
- a CDS encoding metallophosphoesterase translates to MQQPAAGTLRVLHLSDTHLTGDGALHQGSVDTTAALEGVLARVDGVPGIGLVVVSGDVSEDGSPESYAAVLERVGGWAERHGAALVTVPGNHDLREGFRQVLANGHVLGEGGRPLMHTMEYHPPTVPVWGQSLVAGRRIVTVDTSVPGVGYGEIAEASLERLRAALAGDHAPHGTVVVLHHPPLPAPTALHEALRLRNPEALADAIRGSDVRVVLAGHYHHHFAGTLAGVPVLVAPGVANDTDVTGAYDEESAYVDSGALVVDVAEDGSVWSTPVRVPRPDADPLAFALDADTVARVIEASTGQ
- a CDS encoding NADP-dependent oxidoreductase — protein: MRIGSAVQYDRYGDFDVVELVPQERPEAGPGEIVVEIVAAGLNHIERFLREGKLQDHIELTFPARQGVDFAGIVRARGDGVKDLRVGDEVMGHAPTGGSHATWLVVPRAAVIKKPEHVGWEVAGGLYLAGCTAVSVVRSLKLGPEDTVVITAAAGGVGHIECQLAHDAGATVIALGSARNHDYLRQIGTLPVVYGEGEEERIRAIAAGRPITAFIDNHGESRAEELAERLGVAPGRFVSSEARRDIEIRFLRAPAEDEETRELLALLAKAVQDRRVQVLISGFYPFEYIVEAYEDLAEMKSRGKVVIGMQTVETGARMDWYRSEKARDLRDRYADARGSDSETMAGGSASPSA
- a CDS encoding ABC transporter permease, producing the protein MSQPDAATVPTDDPQSHDVRASPRPRQRPFALLGSELALVFRRRRTWAMLGALALVPILIAVAVRLTTGDDSGGPAFLGDITNNGLFVAFTALTVSIPLFLPLTVGVVAGDTVAGEASHGTIRYLLVAPTGRVRFILVKYAGAVAFCLAATLLIVLVGAAIGAVLFPIGPVALLSGTQVDGWSYAGRAVLLALYVTLSMLGLSAIGLFASTLTSVPVGAMAATVVLAGASQVLDQLPQLDWLHPYLFSHQWLGFGDLLRDPIAFDSFGSNAVLQLGYVVVFGALAYSRFTTKDVLS
- a CDS encoding ABC transporter ATP-binding protein, yielding MSTPETALAIRTTGLAKVFRKQRAVDGIDLAVPRGAVFGFLGPNGSGKTTTIRMLLGLSSATGGTIEVLGEPMPKALHDVLPRVGALVEGPAFYPYLSGRANLFRFDAADPTSDPRTRKTRVASALDRVGLSHAADKKAHAYSLGMKQRLGLANALLAPRDLLVLDEPTNGLDPQGTREVRNLIRSLADDGTTVFVSSHLLAEIEQVCTHAAVMRTGKLVAQGPLDELRAAGARTVTVRTPDLGQAGTVLSRLGLTPRHEGGADVLVADLPPEVLPETITTELVRADVRVRGLTVGGGTLEDLFVALTGEGFDVAA
- a CDS encoding outer-membrane lipoprotein carrier protein LolA; this translates as MKKSAWLPAVIAPVVVAGAVAAPMIANASSDPVAGTNPSAADVIASIAGSSDAKYSGKLVQTSDLGLPELPTGSGGSSLEGDASDALGLLTSSHTARVYVDGPDKQRVQLTQQLAEQDLVRNGSDVWTWDSKERTATHVTLPKDARTPESGAATPSDIAKQAIDAITPSTTVSKPKDVRVAGHDAWQITLTPKSTGTLVGSVRLAVDQQTGLPLRATIEAKGQSDPAVEVGFTSLQYGAPAARLFDFTPPTGATVETKDLSDAAAHGTGDAQHRHGRTGDEPTVTGTGWSTIAELPKGSVDQTALGDDASGLLDQLTRSVDGGRAVQTSLVSVYLTDDGRVLAGAVPVSALVAAAE